The nucleotide sequence CTGGCTCCACATGACTCTCCCAACACTGATGGAATTGATCCAGGTACAAATGCTATTTTCCTTTCTCACTGACAATATATACATGACAAAATTTAGCTCCTGATTCTGAACCCAGAGTTGTGCTCCAAACTGTACAGATTCGAGCAGCAATGTGTGCATTGAGGATTGCAACATCTCGACGGGAGATGACCTGATCGCCATCAAGAGTGGATGGGATGAATATGGCATAGCCTATGGTCGCCCCAGCTCGGGCATCACCATTAGGCGGATCACGGGCTCCTCCCCTTTTGCTGGCTTTTCTGTCGGGAGTGAGACCTCTGGCGGTGTGGAGGATGTCCTCGCTGAGCATCTGAATTTCTACAGCTCAGGGTTTGGTGTTCACATCAAGACCAACTCCGGCAGGGGAGGGTTCATTCGAAACATCACCGTCTCTGACGTGATCTTGGACAATGTCCGTTATGGTCTGAGGATTGCCGGTGATGTTGGAGGACATCCTGATGAGCGGTACGACCACAATGCGCTCCCAAAGGTCGACAGCCTGACAATAAAGAATGTTCAAGGGCAGAACATCAAGGAGGCTGGGCTGATCAAGGGCATTCCAAACTCGGCATTCTCCTGGATCTGTCTGTCTAACATTAAGCTTCATGGCAGCGCGCCAGTCCGCCCATGGAAATGCGCGGCTGTGAGTGGAGGTGCACTCGACGTGCAGCCCTCCCCGTGCACAGAATTGACTAGCACGTCCGGGATGAGCTTCTGTACGAGTTCCCTCTGATGGTGAATCAAGTCTTGCACTTCAGTTTCGGTGTCAATGCCCTTGATTCCTCCAATGAGATGACATCAAAGGGTAGGCCAAACAATTTTTGTTTGTTTATTATGTATTATATTTTCAGAAACCTTGTGCTTAGCATCACTGGAATCTAGTTCAACAAGTGAAATGCTATCCGGTGGTTCAATACTTGTCCACAAAGCTGCTCAGTTCTCTGTGTCAGCGAATCATTTTTAGTTCTGCATTTCAACCGTTGGCGTTGAGCTGATACGAATTAGACTTGGTGTATGCAAAGGGTCACGCGTTTGAGTCGGGCACCGCGGGTAGCCAAAATAGACTGGACGAAGCTGGTAGGATAGACACAAAGATCACCAAGGGGGCGGTCCGGGCGCCTGTGACATGCGTCTGATGGCCTTGGTGGCGTGTCATTGGTTGCTCTATGTCGATTCAGGGCAACTCCAACGTGAATCACCAAATCAGACATAGGACACGTCTGCGAACACTGATTGGTGAGCCGGCCATCCAACCGTGTTGTAACGCCCTTGCCGTTGGCCATGAAGGACCGCCAGATTtgggcctcgtcgccggcgaggatgCGGACGCaagcgagtgagagagagagaaagagataagctcgaaaatagagagagagaaagagataagCTCAGGAAAATGAGATTCAAATTCAATACATCGATACCCGTACAGGCCAGCCACTCGAGCTTATATCTGCTCGTTACATTCATGGGCCTCAGCCTGTTTACTCACCCAGCCCAACTCAACTACACATGGCCCAACGCCTATTCAAACCTCCCGCCACTACGCTTCCGCCTTGGCACAGCGAATACGTCTTCCTGGCTGTTTCACTGCCAGTGTCAGTAGCTGCATGCTGACATTGTCCTCCCCTTGAGAACCGGCGTGTCCCCATGCTGGTGCATCAGGAAACTTGACCTTGAGCACTTCGTAATCTTCCCAGGTTGCCGCTGAAGCTGGAACATTCGACCACTTGATCAAAGCTTGTAAGTGTGATGTGTTTCTTTTTTTCACCAATCTGCGATCCAAGATCTCAGGTATCACTCCAGGCACTGAGATATCTAACGGTTTAGGCAACACAGTAAACACCGGAGTGTGATCCGGCACATGGGACTCCAACTGTGATACATGGAAAACTGGATGAACTTGACTGCCTTTCGGTAGCTCCAGTTTGTAAGCTGCTAACCCAACTTTTTTCCAAAACCTGGACGGTACCGAAAAATTTGAGAGCCAATTTGGGACAGGGTCTATTGACCACTCACGACTGAGCATACGGCTGCAACCTCAAGTACACCTGTTCCCCCACCATAAATTCTCGAGGAGATCTGTTTTTATTTGCATAGTGCTTGTACTTAACTTGAGCTCTATGTAAATGTTCTTTCAGAGTGGCAGTGTGTTCTGACTGAGCTGAAATCCAACTAGAAACATCAGGATTGAGAGATTTGATGAGTTTGCCAACTGACCTATGTTAGGCTCATCTCTATACAGTGctttgtaaggagaacaacctaaagagGAGTGAAATGTGGAATTGTACCAGAATTCAGCCTGTGGCAGCCACTGTTTCCACTTGGCAGAACAATCATGAACTGCACATCTGAGATACATCTCCAAACACTGATTCACACATTCAGTCTGGCATCAGTTTGTGGATGATAAGCTGTACTCATTTGCAATTCAGTGTCCCATACTCTGAAAAGCTCTTTCCAAAATGCACTTGTAAACACTATAGACAGGGGTAGCCCATGCAGCCTATCAACGTTCTGAAGAAATGCTTTGGCCACTCCAGCAGCAGTGAATGGATGTTTGAGAGGTATAAAATGACTTACTTTAGTAAATCTATCAGCCACCACCAAAATAGAGTTGTGTCCTTCAGATTCGGGCAACCCTTCTATgaaatccatgctgatggactgCCAGGGCCCTTCAGGTATTGGTAAGGGTTTTAGCAATCCAGGAGATTTACACAGCTCATGCTTTGCTTGTTGACAAATA is from Triticum aestivum cultivar Chinese Spring chromosome 3A, IWGSC CS RefSeq v2.1, whole genome shotgun sequence and encodes:
- the LOC123056922 gene encoding probable polygalacturonase — encoded protein: MASGGDGSVRPCTGERPGEGEETRERERGAGRRCNVQGVRGDEREKQEVAGDVAAGERARDTQSPNLHLLLSQLRHKCLHHLFCLCSNVLIRNLTILAPHDSPNTDGIDPDSSSNVCIEDCNISTGDDLIAIKSGWDEYGIAYGRPSSGITIRRITGSSPFAGFSVGSETSGGVEDVLAEHLNFYSSGFGVHIKTNSGRGGFIRNITVSDVILDNVRYGLRIAGDVGGHPDERYDHNALPKVDSLTIKNVQGQNIKEAGLIKGIPNSAFSWICLSNIKLHGSAPVRPWKCAAGHAFESGTAGSQNRLDEAGRIDTKITKGAVRAPVTCV